ACCTCGACGCCGAGGGGTATGCCCGCGTCCGCCTGGACGGGGAGATCGTGCGCACCGACGAGGAGCACCCGCTGGAGCGGTATGTAAAGCACGACATCGATGTGGTGATCGACCGCTTCGAGACCCTGGAGCGCTCCCGTCTGGTCGAGGCGGTGGAAAACGCCCTCCAGAAATCGGGCGGTCTGGTCATCGTCCTGGGGGAGGAGGGGGAGGAGGAGATCTATTCGGCCTCGATGGCCTGCCCGGTCTGCGGCCTCTCTTTTGAGGAGCTCCAGCCCAGGATGTTCTCCTTCAACTCGCCCTTCGGCGCCTGCGAGGTCTGCAACGGCCTCGGGATCAGGATGGAGTTTGACCCCGACCTGATCATCCCGGACCGCTCGAAGAGCATCGCCGACGGCGCCGTCGCCCTCTACCGCAACTATGTCGACGGATACCGTGCGCAATACCTCTCGGCGGTCGCCCGGCACTTCGGGTTCACGGTGCTCACTCCAGTCCGCGACCTGACCGAAGGGCAGTTCAACGCCCTGATGTACGGTTCAAAGGAGCGGATCCGCTTCTCGATGCAGATGAAGAGCGGGGACGCCTCGTGGTCCCATACCGGCGCATGGGAGGGTCTCCTCCCGCAGGCCGAACGCCTCTACCACCAGACCCAGTCCGAATACCGGCGCCAGGAGCTCGAGAAGTTCATGCGTGTGCTGCCCTGTCCGGGCTGCGGCGGAAAACGGCTGAAGGAGAAGGTGCTCGCCGTCCGCATCGGCGGCAAGAACATCATCGAGGTGACCGACCTGCCGGTGACCGACGCCATCGCCTTCTTCGAGGACCTCTCCCTCACCCCCAGGGAGGCGGAGATCGCCAGGCAGGTGCTCAAGGAGATCCGGGCCCGCCTCTCCTTCCTGCGGGAGGTCGGACTCGGCTACCTGACGCTCTCCCGGAGCGCCGGCACCCTCTCGGGCGGTGAGGCGCAGCGGATCCGGCTTGCCACCCAGATCGGGTCGAACCTGACCGGCGTGCTGTATGTGCTCGACGAACCCTCGATCGGGCTCCACCAGCGGGACAACCACCGCCTGATCGAGACCCTGCAGAAACTCCGGGATATCGGCAACACCCTCATCGTCGTCGAGCACGACGAGGACACCATCCGCGCCGCCGACCATGTGGTGGACATCGGGCCGGGTGCGGGCGTCCATGGCGGCGAGGTGGTGGCCGAGGGGACGCCGGCGGACGTGGCCGCCAATTCGGCCTCACTCACCGGGCAGTACCTCTCCGGGGCCCTCTCCATCCCGTTACCGGCGCATAGGCGGCGCTCTGACGACTATATCAGGATCAGCGGCTGCCGGGAGAACAACCTCAAGAGTATCGATGTCGCCGTCCCGATCGGTGCCCTCACCGTCGTCACCGGTGTCTCGGGCTCGGGCAAGTCCACCCTGGTCGACGACACCCTCTACCGCGCCCTCTCACGGGAGATCTACGGCACACGGACGACGCCCGGTCGCCACGACGCCCTCGCCTTCGACGCAGCCGTGGACAAGGTGATTGTGATCGACCAGAGTCCGATCGGGCGGACGCCCCGCTCGAACCCGGCGACCTATACGAAGGTCTTCGACGAGATCAGGAAGGTGTTTGCCGAGACAAAGGAGGCGAAGGTCCGGGGCTACAAACCGGGAAGGTTCTCCTTCAACGTGAAGGGCGGGCGGTGCGAGGCCTGCCAGGGCGACGGCGTCATCAAGATCGAGATGAACTTCCTCCCTGACGTGTATGTGGAGTGCGACGAGTGCAAGGGCAGACGCTTCAATGCCGAGACCCTGGAGGTGCGCTACCGGGGGAAGAGCATCGCCGATGTGCTGGAGATGACGGTGGAGGAGGCGCAGGCCCTCTTCGAGAACATCCCCTCGATCCGCAACAGGCTCGAGACCCTCACCAGGGTCGGCCTCGGCTACATCAAACTCGGCCAGAGTTCGACCACCCTCTCCGGCGGTGAGGCGCAGCGGATCAAACTCACGCGCGAACTCTCGAAACGGGCGACCGGACGGACGGTCTATCTCCTCGACGAACCCACCACCGGTCTCCACTTCCATGATGTGAAGAAACTCATCGGGGTGCTCGACAGTCTCGTCGAGAAGGGGAATACGGTGGTGGTGATCGAGCACAACCTGGACGTGATCAAATCGGCCGATCACATCATTGACCTGGGGCCGGAGGGCGGGGACGCCGGCGGTCATGTGGTGGCCGTCGGCACGCCGGAGGAGGTGGCGGCGGTGGAGGAGAGTCATACCGGGCGGTTCCTCCGCCCCCTGCTGGACCGTGACCAGCACCTCCGGAAAACCCACAGAATGGCCGTTGCCGAAGACCGAACCGGGCCATGATCGACTACTCCGTCTTTCCGGAAGCGCCGGGCTGCTACCTCTATATGGACGACGCCGGCAGGGTGATCTATGTCGGCAAGGCGAAGAACCTGAAACGGCGGGTGAGCAGTTATTTCACCAGGGGGGGTCACGACCCCAAGACCGAGCGCCTGGTGGAGTCGATCCGCTCGGCCGACTATATCGTCACCGGCACCGAGACCGAGGCGCTGATCCTGGAGAACACCCTGATCAAGCGGCACCGTCCGAGGTACAACATCGACCTGAAGGACTCCAGGAGCTATGCCTATATCCACCTGACAGAGGGGCCCTACCCCCGCATCGGGATCGCCAGGCAGGCGAGGGGCAAGGGGGAGTATTTCGGCCCGTTCGTCTCGGCAAAAGAGCGGGATTATGTGCTCAACGTCGTCAAAAAGACCTTCGGGCTGCGTTCCTGCCGGCGGATGCCAAAGCGCCCCTGCCTCCGTCACCATATCGGCACCTGCACTGCCCCCTGCATCGGGGCGATCGACGAGGCGGGATACCGGGAGCGGATCGATCGGGCCCGCAGCGTGCTGAGGGGGAGGACAGGTGACCTGATCGCCTCTCTGCGAGCCGATATGCAGCGGGCGTCGGACGATCTCGAGTATGAACGCGCCCTCGAACTGCGGGACGAGATCGCCGCCGTCGAGCACCTGGCCGCCAGACAGCGGATGGTGAGGCGAACCGATCACGACGAGGACATCATCGCCTCGATGGTGAAGGACGGCACCGTCTATCTGATGCTGTTTGCGGTGATCAAGGGAACCCTGACCGACAAACAGGAATATGTCTTCCCTGAGTCGGAGGGCTATTTCGAGGAGTTTCTCGTCCAGTACTATGGCGAGCGCACACCGCCGAAGGAGGTGATCCTGGCCGAGGCGATCGATCCGGCACTGGAGGCATATCTGGGCGAACGCCGTGGGTCGCGGGTGACGGTCACCGTCCCGCAGCGCGGCGACAAGAAGAAACTCCTTGACCTTGCAATTAAGAACATCGAGATCACCTTCTTCGGCGACCACCTCAAACTCCAGGCGCTCGGGCGCGCCCTTCACCTCCCTGAACCGCCGAACGTGATCGAGTGCTTTGACATCTCCCACCTCTCGGGGACGGCGATGGTGGGGTCGATGGTCCAGTTCCGCGGCGGACGACCGGACAGACAGAACTACCGCCGCTTCCGGATCAGGGACGTCGAGGGGATCGACGACTTCGCGGCGATCGCCGAGGTGGTCAGGCGGCGCTACACCCGCCTGAAGGAGGAGGGCGGGGAGTTTCCCGACCTGATCATCATCGACGGCGGGAAGGGGCAGCTTGGAGCGGCGATGGCAGAACTGAAACGTCTCGACACCAGGATCCCGATCATCTCCATCGCCAAACGGGAGGAGGAGATCTTTGTGCCGGGCTTCCCCCACCCGATCCCGATCGGGCGGGACGAGAAGGCCTCCCTGTTCGTGCAGGAGATCAGGAACGAGGCGCACCGGTTCGCCATCACCTACAACCGTCTGCTCAGGAAGAAGGCGATGATACAATGACGGAATTTTCAGTTCATGCGGATTTTTCCCCGGCCGGTTCCCAGCCCGGGGCCATCAGGGCGCTGAGCGGGGGGCTCGAGGGAGGGGAGCGCTTTCAGACGCTGCTCGGCGTGACCGGGTCTGGAAAGACCTTCACGGTCGCCCATGTGGTCGAGGAGGCGCAGCGCCCGACGCTGGTGGTGGCGCACAACAAGACGCTTGCGGCGCAGCTCTACAACGAGTTTTCGGGGTTTTTCCCGGAGAACCGGGTGGAGTACTTCGTCTCCTACTACGACTATTACCAGCCCGAGTCCTATATCGCCGCAAAGGACCAGTATATCGAGAAGGACGCCTCGATCAACCCGAAGATCGAGCAGATGCGGCTTGCGGCCACCGCCTCGGTG
This genomic interval from Methanofollis fontis contains the following:
- the uvrA gene encoding excinuclease ABC subunit UvrA codes for the protein MKNLVIKGAREHNLKNITVTLPRDRLIVLTGVSGSGKSTLAFDTIYAEGQRRYVESLSAYARQFLGLMQKPDVDAIEGLSPAISIEQKTTSKNPRSTVGTVTEIYDYLRLLFARIGVPYCPEHGTRIEARSPEAIADAIAASFPGTVTVLAPVVRQKKGTYAQVLKDLDAEGYARVRLDGEIVRTDEEHPLERYVKHDIDVVIDRFETLERSRLVEAVENALQKSGGLVIVLGEEGEEEIYSASMACPVCGLSFEELQPRMFSFNSPFGACEVCNGLGIRMEFDPDLIIPDRSKSIADGAVALYRNYVDGYRAQYLSAVARHFGFTVLTPVRDLTEGQFNALMYGSKERIRFSMQMKSGDASWSHTGAWEGLLPQAERLYHQTQSEYRRQELEKFMRVLPCPGCGGKRLKEKVLAVRIGGKNIIEVTDLPVTDAIAFFEDLSLTPREAEIARQVLKEIRARLSFLREVGLGYLTLSRSAGTLSGGEAQRIRLATQIGSNLTGVLYVLDEPSIGLHQRDNHRLIETLQKLRDIGNTLIVVEHDEDTIRAADHVVDIGPGAGVHGGEVVAEGTPADVAANSASLTGQYLSGALSIPLPAHRRRSDDYIRISGCRENNLKSIDVAVPIGALTVVTGVSGSGKSTLVDDTLYRALSREIYGTRTTPGRHDALAFDAAVDKVIVIDQSPIGRTPRSNPATYTKVFDEIRKVFAETKEAKVRGYKPGRFSFNVKGGRCEACQGDGVIKIEMNFLPDVYVECDECKGRRFNAETLEVRYRGKSIADVLEMTVEEAQALFENIPSIRNRLETLTRVGLGYIKLGQSSTTLSGGEAQRIKLTRELSKRATGRTVYLLDEPTTGLHFHDVKKLIGVLDSLVEKGNTVVVIEHNLDVIKSADHIIDLGPEGGDAGGHVVAVGTPEEVAAVEESHTGRFLRPLLDRDQHLRKTHRMAVAEDRTGP
- the uvrC gene encoding excinuclease ABC subunit UvrC, with amino-acid sequence MIDYSVFPEAPGCYLYMDDAGRVIYVGKAKNLKRRVSSYFTRGGHDPKTERLVESIRSADYIVTGTETEALILENTLIKRHRPRYNIDLKDSRSYAYIHLTEGPYPRIGIARQARGKGEYFGPFVSAKERDYVLNVVKKTFGLRSCRRMPKRPCLRHHIGTCTAPCIGAIDEAGYRERIDRARSVLRGRTGDLIASLRADMQRASDDLEYERALELRDEIAAVEHLAARQRMVRRTDHDEDIIASMVKDGTVYLMLFAVIKGTLTDKQEYVFPESEGYFEEFLVQYYGERTPPKEVILAEAIDPALEAYLGERRGSRVTVTVPQRGDKKKLLDLAIKNIEITFFGDHLKLQALGRALHLPEPPNVIECFDISHLSGTAMVGSMVQFRGGRPDRQNYRRFRIRDVEGIDDFAAIAEVVRRRYTRLKEEGGEFPDLIIIDGGKGQLGAAMAELKRLDTRIPIISIAKREEEIFVPGFPHPIPIGRDEKASLFVQEIRNEAHRFAITYNRLLRKKAMIQ